CAAGGGGGACTGAAGGCGGGGGATATTGTGCAGAAAGTGAATGGGCAACCGATTAAAACTTCGGGGGATGTGCAAGACAAGGTGGAAGCGAGTACGATCGGGCAAGGGCTGACGTTTGAAGTGTTGCGGGGCAATCAAACGGTGACGGTGGAAGTGCGTCCGGGAGAATACCCGACGCAACGTCAGTCTGACGAGCCTAGGTAATCAGCGTTTTTCAAGCTCCTATGGATTTTTATCTGATTCGGGTACTATTTCCGGCGCTCTTGATTGACCTTGTCCTCACGGCTGTTTTTTGCTGGAAAGGAACTTTTCTGCAACGAAGTAAACAAGTCTTGATGGCATTGCTTCCAGCACTGCTTTACCTCATTGCAGCGCTGGGTTGGGTGGTGATTCTGGAGCGTGGAGATGCACGATTTCAAGGGCAAGGGGTCATCGGGTTATATTTCCTGCTAGGGTTGGGCCTTGTGTTCACGTTTCTGCGCTTGTTGTTGGGAGTTATACTTTTCATCAGCTTCCGCCGTCGCTAAAATCATGGCGCGATCTGAAGTTAGCGATCGGTTCTGGCCGCATCGGTTCTGAAGGAGTCGTATTGCTTTTCAACAAGAGGGGTGGAATTGCTTCTCAGGAGTTGACCGAAGGAATTGATTGATCTGTTTTGTTGATCTATCTGTGATGAGGGCAAGCCATTATGGGTTCATTACCGTCTACAGCTCCCCGTTCTCCCAGGGTCAATTCAGCCTTTCAACGGTTGATGTCGGTGCATTGGTGGATGGCGGTTTGCTATCTGATTTTGTTTGTCGTGGGAACTTGGATGGCGCAGTTACCCAGGGAGGTCTCATTTCGAGGATCGCTCTATGATTTCCATAAGTCGATCGGGTTGTTAACGTTAGGGTTATTAACCTGGCGGATTTTGGTATTGCTACAAGTGATTGGCAAGAAGTACAGTAAGCGTTTTCCGAAGTTGTCACCGAAGTGGATTCGCAATGTGATCCTGCATACGCTGCTCTATGGTTTGATGTGGGTGGTTCCGGTGACGGGAATTTTTCTGTCGAATTCGTTTCGTCCCAATAATGTCAAGTTTTTTGGGATTGTGATTCCGGATATTTTTCCCCAGAGTCAACCGATGGTGGATGTGGGACGAGGTTTACATTTCTGGCTATCCTACAGTTTTTTGGCGTTGATTATTTTGCATATGTTGGTTCAGTGGAAGGTGGTGAAGGCGAATTGGCGACGGTTTAAGGGGTTTGTCAAAACGAAGTTTTCCAGG
The window above is part of the Alkalinema sp. FACHB-956 genome. Proteins encoded here:
- a CDS encoding cytochrome b/b6 domain-containing protein, encoding MGSLPSTAPRSPRVNSAFQRLMSVHWWMAVCYLILFVVGTWMAQLPREVSFRGSLYDFHKSIGLLTLGLLTWRILVLLQVIGKKYSKRFPKLSPKWIRNVILHTLLYGLMWVVPVTGIFLSNSFRPNNVKFFGIVIPDIFPQSQPMVDVGRGLHFWLSYSFLALIILHMLVQWKVVKANWRRFKGFVKTKFSRNAAGC